The Mycolicibacterium aromaticivorans JS19b1 = JCM 16368 DNA segment AACGGCGCGTCGCTGAGGGCGACACGAAATCCCAAGCCATCCGCTCGCTCAAACGCCGCCTGGCCCGCGTCGTTTACCAGGCCCTCATCGAAGATCGCGCACTCACCAATCAGGTGGCGGCCTAACCAGATTCAATTCTCGCCGAGCCATAGCCGGCTTTCGCCGATCCTGCATAGGTGCCTCATGCGGGCAGGGGAGCGCCGTTCTCGTCCAGGAACGAGTGTTTGAGGGCGGGCAGGTCGTATCGCATGAAGTGCGAGAGCGGGACGAGCTTCACCAGGCTCAGCGCGGGATCGCGCGCCGCAGCGATCGGGCTGCCGTCGGTCCGGCTCAATGCCGGGGTGCGCCCCGACCAGCCTTTGAGTCAACTGGTCAAGCATCTGCTGCTCGGTCAAGGCGGCCACATTGATTAGGTTGCGGCGAGAGTAGGGGCTCGTCAATAGGACAAAGGACTCAGTCCAGTAGTGCGGCGATGTCGCGATGGGTCCAGACGCGGTCTTCGACGAATCCTGTGAGGGCGCTGTCAAGTAGTCGACTACGGGCGTCTATGGGATGTACCCGCCCGCCTGTTAGCGGCCTTCGGTCGTACTGTTGGCGCGTGGCCAGGAAAAAGCCGACGCCAACCACGTTGTTTGACGACCGCGACCGCGAGGACTACGGCCACAAGAAATGGGCCGAGAGCCAATACGGCTTCCTGAACCGCCGCGCCGGCCCAGAATGGGACAACGTTAGACGCGAAGCGGAGCGTTGGTACGCGGAGTTTGATGACCCTAGCCGCGATCTGCTACGCCGTTTTCGCAGAAAAGAGGACGAGCAGCACCTACCGGCGTGGTGGGAACTATA contains these protein-coding regions:
- a CDS encoding Imm61 family immunity protein encodes the protein MSRTDGSPIAAARDPALSLVKLVPLSHFMRYDLPALKHSFLDENGAPLPA